From the Chryseobacterium fluminis genome, the window AATTTTTGGAAATTATTATATAAATTTGCTCCAAATGAAAAGTTTCATTGGGACATATGAGTGTAAAATTGACGACAAAGGCCGCTTAAAAGTTCCTTCATCATTAATTAAACAGATGGAAAACTTCGAGGATAAGGCATTTGTAGTCAAAAGATCCGTGTTCCAACCTTGCCTGGAAGTTTACCCTATGAATGCATGGGACAAAGTGATGGGCAAGATTAATAAATTAAACCGTTTCATTAAAAAGAATGCTGATTTCATCAGAATGTTTACGGCAGGAGTAAAAACGGTAGAATTGGATAATGCTGGAAGATTACAGATTTCAAAAGACCTGATGCATTTTGCAACCCTACAGAAGGATGTTGTTATTACAAGTGCAGGAGAGCTTTTTGAAGTTTGGGATAAAGAAGCCTATGAAAAAGTAATTTCTACCGATGAAGTTGATTTTGCAAGCCTCGCGGAGGATGTAATGGGCGCTTTTGATGAAGAATAACCGCGCTGTTAAAAAGCGTAAAAAAACACAATTTAGACATGTATCATAACCCCGTTTTGTTGAAGCAAAGTGTTGATGATTTGGTGACGAATCCAGACGGAACATACGTGGACTGTACTTTTGGTGGCGGTGGTCATTCGAAGGAGATCCTGAGCAGACTTTCGGATAAAGGAAGGCTGTTTAGTTTTGACCAGGATTTAGATGCCCTTAAGAATACAATAGATGACCCGAGATTTACCCTGATCAATCAGAATTTCAGATTTCTGGAAAATTCCCTGCTTATGTATGGTATTTCTCAGATTGATGGGGTCCTGGCAGATCTTGGCGTTTCATCACATCAGTTTGATGAAGCGGAAAGAGGCTTTTCGACAAGAAGCGATGCGCCTCTGGACATGAGAATGAATGTAATGCAGGGGCTGGATGCCAAAAGAGTCATCAATGATTACGAGGAAGAGCAGCTGGCTGATATTTTTTATTATTACGGCGAACTGAGAGAAGCGAGAAAACTGGCCAGAGATATTGTTCATCACCGGAAAAACAAGAGTATCAACACCACGGAAGATCTGAAAAAATTATTCAGCTATCTTCCTCCGCATAAAGTTAATAAATTTTATGCCCAGCTTTTTCAGGCGATAAGAATTGAAGTAAACCAGGAACTGGAAGTTTTAAAGGAAATGCTGGTTCAGGCCTATAATGTTTTAAAACCGGAGGGCAGACTGGTTGTAATCTCCTATCATTCATTAGAAGACAGGCTGGTCAAAAGATTTTTGAAAAACGGAATGTTTGAAGGGGAACCTCAAAGAGACATTTACGGAAATTATAAAAAAGCATTCGAACTGGTAAAGAGCAAAGCGATCATTCCTGATGATAAGGAAATCGAAGAAAACTCAAGAGCGCGAAGTGCAAAAATGAGAACAGGAATAAAAGTGTAGTTTCTGGTTTACTGTTGAGGGTTTATAATCTCGCAACAAACAACCATTAACAGGTAAATGAGATGGCAAAAAGAGCAACAACAAATCGCCCTCAGAAAAGATTAACCTTTATTGACATTATAAAGGGGAATTTCCTGAACCGTGATGAGATCAAAATACATTATAAGTATTTCCTCCTGTTGTTTATCTTAATGATGGCCATGATTTACAGCAATCACCTTGTCAACAAAAAGATTAAAATTGTTAACGCTTTAAAAGAAGAAACAGAAGAATATAAATCACGAAACGCTTACGCCCAAAGTAAGCTGATCAAAGTAAAAATGGAATCGCAATTGGGGAAAGAAGTGGCAAGGGACTCTTTAATGACCCTTGAAAATCATCCTCATAAACTGCTGATAAAACTGGACAGTACCGATGCAAAAGCAAAGTGAATACGATAACAAACGTAAAAAAACGTTAAGGTGGGGCTACCTCTTCGCAGTGGTAGCTTTGTGCGTGTTTGTAATGTTCATTGCAAGAATTATAATCCTTCAAAACACCAATGTCCAGGAAATCAAAGACGATTACATTAATAAAAACTACCGCGAAGCCACTTTAAAAGCTGCCCGCGGAAACCTGTTTGCTTCAGACGGTTCGATCCTCGCCACTACCGTAATGCGTTACGATATCTATCTCGATTTCAAAACAATGAGGGATACCGTTTACACCAACAATATCGGTGCATTAACGGATTCCTTAAGCAAGATGTTCGGAAAACCAAGAGGTGAATTCAGAAAGAAATTTGATGAACAGAGAAGGAAAAAGAACCAGTATTATACTTTGGTGAAAGGTCTTGATTTTGATCAGTACGACAGAATAAGACAATTTCCTATTTTTAAAAAAGGTAAAAACAAAGGTGGTTTTATTGTTGACAGAAATTATAAACGGGAACTTGCCACATCTGAAATCGGAGCCGGAACGATCGGAATGGATGACGGTGAGCATACGGCCGGGCTTGAGGGTGCTTTCTCAAAATACTTAAGAGGGACCGACGGAAAAAGATTAGAGCAGAGAATCAATTCTTCCCAATGGAAGCCTATTGATTTCTGGAAAGTTCAGGAACCTGTGGATGGCGAAGATGTTTACACCACTTTAGACCTTAGAATTCAGGATATCGCCCACTCCGCTTTAGAAAAACAACTGATCAATTTTGAGGCAAAACACGGAACTGTCATCGTGATGGAAGTCGAGACGGGTAAAGTGCGGGCTATGGTTAATTTAAGAAGAACCGAAGACGGAGATTATGCAGATTCCTACAACTATGCCTTAAAAGATAATATAGAACCCGGATCTACTTTTAAAACCATTTCACTTCTGGCGGCAATGGATGATGGTTTTATTGACGAAAATACAACCGTGAACGTAGGAAACGGAGTTTGGGTATATGCCAAACAAAGGATTTCAGACGGTCACGGCGGCGGAACTTACGACATCAGTGACGTTTTGGCAAAATCCAGCAACGTGGGTACTGCAAAACTGATCACAAAGTATTATGCTGAAAAACCCCAAATCTTTCTGGATCACCTGAAACGCTGGAAGTTATTTGACAAAATGGATATCGAACTTCCGGGGATTACAAAGCCTAAAATTGTAACCCCTCAGAACAAAAGATGGAATGCTGCAACTTTAGCGTCTATCTCTTACGGTTATTCTTCAAACATTAATTTATTACAGTTAACGAGCTTTTATAATGGAGTTGCTAACGGTGGAAAAATGCTTAAGCCTTTATTCATCGACAAAATCATGAAAGACGGAAAGATCATGTACAGTGCAAAACCTGAAGTAATGGTCAACAGAATGGCATCTGACAAAGCGATTAAAATGATGACCAATGCGTTAACAAAGGCGGTTGAAAAAGGCACCGGACGAAGTATTTTTACTCCTAATTTAAAAATGGCAGGAAAAACCGGGACGGCCAGATTTGAATACTGGTTACCGGGGCCGATGAAATACAGAGCCTCTTTCGCAGGATTTTATCCCGCAGATCATCCTAAGTACACCTGTTACGTAATGATCAGTGAGCCCAATACGGCAAAAGGGTTTTATGGAGGAACGGTTTCAGCACCTGTTTTCAAAGAAATCGCAGGAAAAACATTCCTGAAGACCCCTCAAAATGTTGAGAAAGAAATGCTTGTAGACAGAAAGGTTAACCTGAATAAAATGGTTGAGCCTAATGTAAAAGTAGTGGTAAGTAATAAACAGATGCCAGGCGTCGTAGGTCTGATAGGAAAGAATGTAATTCCACAACTGGAAAATTTAGGCTACCGCGTTAATTTTAAAGGAGTAGGAAGAATAACAGAGCAATTTCCTATGGAAGGCACCACCATTAGTAAAAATCAGAGAATATATTTATCTCTGCAGAATTAATTAGAAAGAAGACTCAAAGAGATATAGACAGAATAGGCTGAATCCTATTAAAGAATAAAGAAATGCAGTTAAATGAATTATTGAACAGAGTTCCGGTCCTTGAAATTCACGGTGATAACACCCGTGAGATTTCAGATCTGGTATCTGACAGCAGGAAGATTACGGAAAACTCTTTGTATATCGCAATGAGAGGAACGGTTGTGGATGGACATTCATTTATTGCATCTTCCATTGAAAATGGAGCTAAAGCAATCGTATGTGAAGAATTTCCTGAAAACTTCGCAGATAACATTACGTATGTTATGGTGAAAGATTCTTCCAGGGCTTTAGGGCAGCTGGCTTCCAATTTCTACGGAAATCCTTCTGAAAAATTAAAGCTGATAGGAGTTACGGGAACGAACGGGAAAACTTCAGTTTCTACCCTGCTTTTCGATGTATTTAAAAATTTAGGCTACGATTCTGCTTTACTTTCTACGGTAGAAATCAGAATAGGAGAAAAAAAGATTCCGGCGACCCATACCACTCCGGATGTGATTACCATCAATAAAATTTTAGCCCAGGCTGTGGAAGAAGGTTGTGAATTCGCTTTTATGGAAGTAAGTTCTCACGGAATTTCCCAGAACAGGATCGAAGGTCTTCATTTTGAAGTAGCCGGATTTACAAATCTTACCCACGACCATTTAGATTATCATAAAACTTTTGACGGGTATTTAAAAACCAAAAAAAGGTTTTTTGATGAACTTCAGCATACCGCAGTTGCCATCACCAATATTGATGACAAGAACGGAAATGTGATGCTTCAGAACACAAAAGCAACAAAAAAGTCCTATGCCTTGAAAACAATGGCAGATTTCCATGGGAAACTTCTGGAAGTAGACTTTAACGGAATGCTGCTGAACTTCAATGGCAAAGAATTCTGGACAACGCTGACAGGAAAATTTAATGTTTATAATCTATTGCTTGTGTACGCGATCGCTTCAGAGCTGGGTTTTGAGCAGGATGAAATTCTGCAGGCCATCAGTAAATTAAAAAGAGTTTCCGGAAGGTTTGAAACCTTCAAATCCGGCGGAGGAATTTTCTTTATCGTCGATTATGCACATACTCCGGACGCTCTGGAAAATATTCTGGACAGCATCAATGATATCAGAACAAAAAATGAAAGACTGATTACTGTTTTCGGTTGCGGAGGAGACAGAGATCATTCCAAGAGATCAGAAATGGGAAATATCGCCACGAAGAAATCTACGCTGGCGATCATCACTTCAGACAATCCGAGAACGGAAGATCCTGCAGTCATTATAAAGGAAATAGAAGCCGGCGTGGAGCCTCAGAACTTCAGCAAATACACTTCAATTCCGGACAGAAGGGAAGCCATAAAAATGGCCATCAAGTTTGCAGAACCTAAAGATATCGTTCTCGTAGCCGGAAAAGGTCACGAAACCTATCAGGAGATTAATGGGGTAAAACAACATTTTGATGATAAGGAAGTAATCGATGAGCTTTGGAAATTAATGTCCAAATAAAATTGAAAGACCGAATGCATTTAAAATTTAAAAATTTGATAAAAATATAAGGAATCCATCTTAAATAGACTGAATTTTTAAATTTTTAAATAATAAAAAAAAAGAAACATGCTATACTATCTATATGAATATTTAACTGCCCATGGAATACACGTTCCCGGATTAGGATTGTTACGATACATTTCTTTCCGTGCCGGAATGGCAGTTTTGTTTTCTCTAACCATTGCTCTTGTTTACGGAAAAAGAATCATCAATTACCTGAGAGCAAAACAGATGGGTGAGCTGGTTCGTGATCTTGGACTAGACGGGCAAAAGCAAAAAGAAGGAACTCCTACCATGGGAGGTCTGATCATCATATTGGCAACGCTGATCCCTGTTCTTCTGTTTACAAAAATTACCAATATATACATTGTCCTTCTTATCGTTTCCGTCATCTGGATGGGCGCCATTGGTTTTTTAGATGATTACCTGAAGAAAATCAAAAAAAATAAAGACGGATTAAGTGGTAAATTCAAAATTGTAGGACAGGTGGGATTAGGGCTAATCATCGGAGTAACAATGTATTTCCATCCTGACATTACTGTTAAAAGAAAATATGCAGACGCAAAAGTGGTCAACAGGAATAATGTAGAGCAGAACTTCATGCCTACCGAGAAAATCACTGTTTCTACTGTTCCGTTTACTAAAAATAATGAGTTTGACTACAGTGGAATCCTTTTTTGGATGAATGATAAAGATGCCCACGAGTGGGCCTGGGTTGTTTTTATACCTATTGTTATATTCATTGTAACCGCAGTATCCAACGGCGCTAATATCACTGATGGAATTGATGGTCTCGCTGCGGGAACAAGTACCGTTATTTTATTGGCTTTAGGCCTTTTTGCCTACCTATCCGGGAACATCATTTTTGCGGACTATCTCAACATTATGTTTCTCCCTAATATGGGTGAAACCACCATTTTTGTTGTCGCCATGGTGGGAGCTGTTATCGGCTTTTTCTGGTATAATACATACCCGGCACAGGTTTTCATGGGTGATACCGGAAGTCTTATGCTTGGGGGCGTTATCGCCGTCCTGGCCATCATTTTAAGAAAAGAATTGATGATTCCTGTGTTATGCGGAATCTTTTTAATAGAAAACTTATCGGTAATGTTGCAGGTCGTGGTTTTCAAATACAGAAAAAGAAAATATGGGCTGGAATATGCCCAGACTAATAGATTGTTCAGAATGTCCCCTTTACATCACCACTATCAGAAGGGAGGATTTCATGAGAGCAAAATAGTTAACCGAATGATCATCATCGGTGTAATGCTGGCCATTGTATGTCTGATTACGTTGAAGATGAGATAATTTTTATAAAAGTAAAATAGTAAGGTAATCAGATTGAAAATACATGATATGCTTTACATTTTACATATTACAAAAAAATTAATATGAAAATAGTTGTTTTAGGAGGAGGTGAAAGCGGTTGTGGAGCTGCTTATTTGGCTAAAAAACAAGGTCTGGAGGTTTTTCTTTCAGACAAGGGAGCTATTAAAGATAACTATAAGCAGTTTCTTATTGAAAATGAGATTCAATTTGAAGAACAAAACCATGATGAAGAAAGAATTCTGAATGCCGACTGGATCGTAAAAAGCCCGGGAATTCCAAAGAAGGCCGATATTATTCATAAAATTCATGAGAGAGGAATCAGACTTTCTTCTGAAATTGAATTTGCTGCCGGGTTTACCGATGCAAAAATCATAGCCATCACAGGAAGCAACGGAAAAACAACAACGACTTCATTAATATATCATATCCTTAAAAATGATGGATTAAACGTTGGGTTAGGCGGAAATATAGGCTACAGTTTTGCCAGACAGGTAGCTGATGAAAACCATGAATATTATGTATTGGAAGTAAGCTCTTTCCAGTTGGACGATATTCAGAATTTCAGACCTTATATTTCTTTGTTGCTGAACCTGTCACAGGACCATCTGGATCAGTACAACTACAATTATGAAGAATATGCCTTAGCCAAATTCAGGATTACTGAAAACCAGGAGAATGATAATTTCTTCATCTACAATAAGGATGACGAAATGAGTAAAATCATTCTTGAAAAACTAGAGATCAAAGCCAAAATGATTCCTTTTTCCACAAAAGAAAAAGTAGCGGAAGGAGGTTTCATTAATGATGATAAAATAGAAGTTAAACTCAAAGATGATTTTTCAATGAAAATTGAAGAATTATCCCTTCTCGGAACACATAACGTAGCCAACAGTCTGGCCGCTTCCATAGCAGGTAAGATATTACAGATTAATAATGAAAGTATCAGACATTCATTAATGACTTTTCAGGCCGTCGAACACAGACTGGAGTTTGTTTCTGAAATCGGAGGCGTTAAATACATTAATGACAGTAAGGCGACCAATGTCAATGCAGCCTATTATGCACTGGAAAGCATGAAAACTCCTACCGTATGGATTGTGGGAGGACTGGACAAAGGAAATGACTACTCAGAAATTGAAGAGTTGGTTAAAAGAAAAGTTAAAGCGATTGTCTGCCTGGGAATTGATAATGATAAGATTATTAATTTCTTTAAAGACAAAATAGAGTTTATTTACGACACCTCAAGCATGGAAAAAGCGGTGGAGACTGCAAAAGCGCTGGCAAAGAAAGGAGATACGGTTTTATTATCCCCTTGTTGTGCTAGTTTCGACTTATTTCAAAGCTATGAGGACAGAGGACGTCAGTTTAAAGACCAGGTATTAAAAGCCATAAGCCAATAGCAATATATGAACGAACAAGACACAGAAAGCAGATTTGAATTTCTAAAGGGTGATAAAGTACTTTGGATGGTCATTCTTGTGATCTCCATTTTTTCTATCTTCCCTGTTTATTCTGCAAGTTCGAATCTGGAATATATTGTCAATAACGGGACCACTACCGGTCACGTTATCAAACATATGTTCTTTGTAGTCTTAGGCCTGGGAATTATGAGAGTGGTCGGGATGGTAAAGTATGAATATATCGGGAAGCTCAGCAGCATTCTTCTTGGGTTAATGATTATTCTGCTGGTCGTTACGATGTTTACAGGACAAACCATCGACGGAGCGAGCGCCTCCAGATGGCTGAAAATCCCGGGAACCCCGATTTCATTTCAGCCCTCTTCATTCGCTTTCTTAATGCTGATTATCTATCTGTGCAGATACCTGACCAAGAAAATTACCCGGGAAAGACTTCCGATCGAGAATATCATGTATATTTTCGGACCTATTTTACTGGTCTTTGTATTGGTGGCAAAAGATAACGGATCTACAGCGTTAATGATTTTAATGGTCTCAGTGATCGTTCTGATTATCGGTCAGCTGCACTGGAAATATATCGCAGGATTTATTTCAGCATCGTTTGTAGCGATTGTCTTCTTTTTAGTAATTGCACTCAATACGAATATGATCGGGGGGAACCGTGTTCATACCTGGATGAGCCGTATTGAAACATTTACATCAACCAAAGCAAAGACAGCCGATGTAGACGATGAAAGTCTGAAGGCCAAAAACTATCAGGTCATGCAGGCAAAAGCCGCCATTGTTCATGGTGGAATCACAGGTATGGGACCCGGAAAAAGTGCTTTAAAACAAATGCTTCCACAATCTGCATCCGACTTTATTTTCGCTGTTATTGTTGAAGAGTACGGTGTTATCGGCGCTGCTTTTCTCATCAGTTTATATTTAATTATGATGATCCGTATCGTGATGATTGCCAGCAAGATGCCCGCATTTTTCGGATCCCTGCTGGTCCTCAGCCTCGGGGTGATGATATTCATACAACTTGCTGTCAATATTGCAGTTGCAGTGAATTTAATCCCTGTTACCGGGCAACCGCTGCCATTGATCAGTTACGGAGGAACCTCGATGTTGGTAACATATTTGCAGTTGGGAATTATTTTAAACATAAGCTCCAGAATACAGATTTATGATGAAGAAGGAATGGGTAAAAAACAAAGCATAGCCGAGATCAACGATATCGCTTAACATCAGAGCAAGAGTAAAGAAACAAGATAAAAAAAAATGGACAATCAATCAGTTAATAGCCAAAAACCAAAAACCATCCGCGTCTTATTATCAGGCGGAGGGACAGGAGGTCATATCTTCCCTGCCATTGCTATTGCTGACGAGATCAGAAGGAGATTTCCTGATGCAGAATTTTTGTTCATCGGGGCTAACGGAAAAATGGAAATGGAAAAGGTTCCGCAGGCAGGCTACAGGATCGAAGGAATAGAAATCGCAGGAATAGACAGAGGAAATATGGTTTCAAATTTGGGTCTGCCTTTCAAAATCCTAAAAAGTTTATCTAAATCTAAAAAGATCATTAAAGCTTTTGCTCCGGATTTTGCCGTGGGAACAGGAGGCTTTGCGAGCGGGCCGGCTTTGTATGAAGCATCCAAAATGGGAATTCCTATTTTTATTCAGGAGCAGAATGCACATGCCGGAGTAACGAATAAAATTTTAAGTAAAAAAGCACAAGCCGTGTTTACAGCCTACCCGAAAGTGGAGGGTTTTCCGGCTGAAAAAATAAAATTTCTGGGTAATCCGATCCGTGAGAATATTATCTCAGGAATGCAGGATACTACTCAGGCAAAAGAGAAAATGGGCCTTGATAAGGACAGACTGACGATTTTATCTGTCGGCGGATCTTTAGGCTCAAGAACACTAAATAACGGCTGGAAAGACAATCTTGAAAACCTTAAAGAAAAAGGCTATCAGCTGATCTGGCAGACGGGAAAACTGGATTATAAGGATATTGTTGACCACTGTCAGTCGCCGGATGCTGGAACTGGCCCACAGGGAACAGCCAACAGCCAGATACAGATCAGGGAATTCATCAAAGATATGGAGACAGCGTATTCTGCAGCAGATGTGATCGTTTCAAGAGCCGGAGCAATTGCCATTTCAGAGCTGGCAGTAGCCCGGAAGCCGGTTTTATTGGTTCCTTTTCCTTTTGCGGCAGAAGACCACCAGACAAAAAATGCGATGAATCTGGTTAATAAAAACGCAGCCAGAATGGTAAAAGACTCTGAAATGCAGGAAAAATTCTGGGATACACTTTCAGAAATCTGTGAAGACGAAAATATAAGAGAAGAAATGTCTGTCAATCTGAAATATTTTGCCAAACCGGATGCGGCAAAAGATATTGTGGACGAGATATTTGATAAAGTGTAAAAAGTAAAATGTACAAAGTAAAATGTACAACGTACAAAGTAGAAAGTAGAAAGTAGAAAGTACGAAGTAAAATACATTATACCTTGTACTTTGTACCTTGTACATAATACATTAAGACAATAAAAATGAACAATTTAGAAACATATCAAAATTTTTACTTCGTGGGAATCGGAGGTATTGGAATGAGTGCTCTTGCACGCTATTTCCATGCTTCGGGCAAAAAAGTATTGGGCTATGACAAAACCAATACCAAATTAACTGCAGCTCTGATCAACGAGGGAATTGATATTGTTTTTGAAGATACCATAGACGGGAGAATTACTTTATTACAGAAAGAAAATACATTGGTCATTTATACCCCGGCCATTAAAAAACTTGACATCCTAGATTTTTTTAATGACCATCAGTTTGAAGTATTAAAGCGTGCCAAAGTATTAGGATTAATTACTGAAAATACAGATTGTATTGCCGTTGCCGGAACCCACGGAAAGACCACAACCTCTACCCTCGTGGCACATCTTTGTAAGGAGTCCGATCTGCCTTTTTCATGCTTCTTGGGAGGCATTTCAGAAAATTTCAGGTCCAATTTTCTATATAACGGTTCGCAATATTCTGTAGTGGAAGCAGATGAATATGACAGAAGTTTCCTGAACCTTTCTCCGGATTGGGCAGTCATTACTTCTACGGATGCTGATCATCTTGATATATATGGGGATAAAAATACCATTGAAGAAGGATTTAGGCAATTTGCAGCGCTTGTTCCGGATAATCAGCATCTATTTGTAAGAAAAGGAATTGACATCGGTAGACCTCATATCACCTATGCCGTGAATGAGGTGGCAGATTACTACTCCGATAACCTCAGAATGGAGGATGATAAAATTTATTTTGATTTCCATACACCCACCGAAACTGTTAAGGATTTTATCTGGGAAACACCGGGAATTCATAATGTAGAAAATGCAACGGTGGCCCTTGCCATTTTAAACAATTTAGGAGTAGATTTTGAAACTTTAAAAAAGGCAATTGCCCATTTTAAAGGAATCAAAAGAAGATATACCAAGCACAGATATCAGAACGGTAAAATTTACATTGATGATTACGCTCACCATCCTACAGAAATAAATGCGGTGATAAGCTCGATCCGGACCTTTTACCCTGATAAGAAGTTACTGGTGGTTTTTCAGCCTCATCTTTTCAGCAGAACGAGAGATTTTGCAGATGGATTTGCTGAGAGTCTGAATCACGCTGATGAGTTAATCCTGCTTGATATATACCCGGCAAGAGAACTTCAGGAAAATTTTGAAGGAATAACCTCAGAATGGCTGTTGGAAAAAGTGACATTAAGTAAAAAAGAAGCATCCACTTTAGCTGATGCGTTTAAGAAGATAAAAGAAAAAGATTTTGATATCCTCCTTACAGTAGGCGCAGGAAACGTCGATACGCTATATGACCCTGTCTGTGAGTGGTTACAACCTTTACAAAGTACATGATAAAATGTATTTTGAATAAAAAGTAAAAAATAATAATTTAATACATCAAAATATTGTACTTTTTACATTAGACATCGTACAAAAATTATGAAGAATAAATACAGAATATTAAAAATTGCGGTTACCGTCATCCTCCTAGGATTTCTGTTGAGTTTCTCATTGAAGAGGTTCAACAGCCAGAAGATTACGGACCAGAAGATTTCTGTAAAAATGAACGAAAAAACACAGGTCTATTTTGTTGATGAAAAAGATATCCGGGAAATTGTAAAAAAAGAAAACCCGTCAGAAAAAATAGGTGATCTCGACATTCCTGCTTTAGAAAAGAAAATTAATGCATTACCTGCTATTGACAGTGCCAATGTATATTTGAACTTAAACGGAAAATTAAATTTAGATATAAAACAGAGAGTTCCTGTTTTCAGGCTCAATAAAGACGGCAGAGACTTTTACGTCGATGAAAAGGGAATTGAGTTTCCCATTTCCAAAACCTATTCACATCCGTGTATGCTGGTGACCGGGAATGTGAAGAAAGATGAATATGAAAAACTGGCAGAGCTGGTTGAAAAAATCGATAAAGATGACTTCAGTAAGAAATATTTTATCGGAATATCCAAAGATAACAATGGAGATTATAATCTTCTGACCAGTGAAGGAAATTATAAGGTAGAATTGGGAGATTTAGATCATATAGACTTAAAAGTAAAAGGCTTTAAGGCATTTGTAGAGAAATACCTTGTATATCAGGATCCTCAGAAATATAATATGGTCTCTATAAAATATCAGAACCAGATTGTAGCTACTTTAAATCCTTATTTCAAAGAAAACGACAGTATTTTAAAAGCAGGGAATAAAATACTGGCAAAGCCTCCTACTCCTGTAATGGTCAAGAAAACAGAAGTAAAAAAGGAAATTAAGAAAACACCTTCAAAAGAAAGTAAAAATACAAAAACACTAACCAGACCCAAGGACTCAAAAAAAACAGAGAAACAGACGGCATCAAAACCGAAAACAAAAGCAAAAGTTAAAATAGAATAACGAAGGGCGTCCTAGCGGACTGATAGATGGATAATCTTATTTAACTTTACATTAAAACAGGGATCAACAGAAAAAAATCAAATCGAAATAAAAAATGGATAATCAAGAGTATTCAGTAGGTCTGGACATCGGGACAACAAAGATTGTTGCGATAGTCGGAAGGAGGAATGCACACGGGAAAATAGAGGTTCTCGGTGTAGGAAAGGCGAAAAGTCTTGGGGTTCACAAAGGTATCGTGAATAATATTTCACAGACCATTAATTCAATCAAAGCAGCTGTGTCCGAGGCACAGTCAAGCGCAGGAGTGCCCATCCGTAAAGTTACGGTAGGAATTGCAGGAAAACATATCCGTTCTTTGCAGCATTCTGATTATATTATGCGTGAACATCCCGATAAATTCATCACGGACGACGACATTGAAGCATTGAAAGATCAGGTGAAAAAGCTGGTCATGCTTCCTGGAGAAGAAATTATTCACGTTCTGCCACAAGAATACAAGGTGGATTCGGAAGGTGAAATACAAGAACCCGTTGGAATGCACGGAAAACGTCTGGAAGCTAATTTCCACGTCGTGGTAGGCCAAATGGGAAGCATCCGAAACATCGCCAGATGTGTAAGAGAAGC encodes:
- the murC gene encoding UDP-N-acetylmuramate--L-alanine ligase encodes the protein MNNLETYQNFYFVGIGGIGMSALARYFHASGKKVLGYDKTNTKLTAALINEGIDIVFEDTIDGRITLLQKENTLVIYTPAIKKLDILDFFNDHQFEVLKRAKVLGLITENTDCIAVAGTHGKTTTSTLVAHLCKESDLPFSCFLGGISENFRSNFLYNGSQYSVVEADEYDRSFLNLSPDWAVITSTDADHLDIYGDKNTIEEGFRQFAALVPDNQHLFVRKGIDIGRPHITYAVNEVADYYSDNLRMEDDKIYFDFHTPTETVKDFIWETPGIHNVENATVALAILNNLGVDFETLKKAIAHFKGIKRRYTKHRYQNGKIYIDDYAHHPTEINAVISSIRTFYPDKKLLVVFQPHLFSRTRDFADGFAESLNHADELILLDIYPARELQENFEGITSEWLLEKVTLSKKEASTLADAFKKIKEKDFDILLTVGAGNVDTLYDPVCEWLQPLQST
- a CDS encoding cell division protein FtsQ/DivIB, whose amino-acid sequence is MKNKYRILKIAVTVILLGFLLSFSLKRFNSQKITDQKISVKMNEKTQVYFVDEKDIREIVKKENPSEKIGDLDIPALEKKINALPAIDSANVYLNLNGKLNLDIKQRVPVFRLNKDGRDFYVDEKGIEFPISKTYSHPCMLVTGNVKKDEYEKLAELVEKIDKDDFSKKYFIGISKDNNGDYNLLTSEGNYKVELGDLDHIDLKVKGFKAFVEKYLVYQDPQKYNMVSIKYQNQIVATLNPYFKENDSILKAGNKILAKPPTPVMVKKTEVKKEIKKTPSKESKNTKTLTRPKDSKKTEKQTASKPKTKAKVKIE